The following DNA comes from Vanessa tameamea isolate UH-Manoa-2023 chromosome 23, ilVanTame1 primary haplotype, whole genome shotgun sequence.
aaaatatagaattattggtaataatattttttattaggctCTACGACGACGACTTCTGCCTATCTAAATGTTGTGTACCAGTGGAGTTCCATGAGATTCGTTTAATATTTGCtactttgacatttataattaatttgttttcatctGAGTATTAAACTAAACGTCTGACGGAGAGTAATTTTGTCTGTTGAAAGTTGAAGCTTTGTTCCTATTCTCCTAGATTATTGTCTTTCACGCTCATGACATCTTCCAAAGCTTATCAAGAAGAGCAAAATTAGGAAATTCTATTCAAGTGAAATATAAACCGTACAAAATGGTacagtcatattttttaattatataggatTTGGATTGGCACTCTGGCACTAATCTGTTATTTGAAGTAGTACTGTTTGGCAGTAATATAATTAAGGAGTGCATGGTACAAACCGAGAGGGGCCTGCAATAATTTAACTACTCTTtcgtatattattacaaataggtTTTGACTTTGATAATTGAGTTGGCAAGACTGCGGTTCCCGTCATAAAACAGACGTGTGGAGATCACGTCGCTTCTGGGGATCGCTACATGCATCGCTCATCGTGTTTGGTCATAAAATCAtcgcatatattgttataaaaaacgaGTTTCCTTTTCTGAAAATAGTTCTTTGAATAACCATGGTAAAAGGTAAActttcaataaaagtaaaagattGTCTTCGATTATAGATATGTACTTATAAATCAGTTGTTAAACTTGTTATTTGGTAATACAAAACATTAACGCAATTTAAAAGACAACTAATCATCAATCATGCCATTTAACTAGGCAATTAAATttctacaatataaattaaattactttttaatttaatattagtgcAGTACGGTGCGTATTCGACTCTGCCAAAATAACACCCTTGATATTGTATTTTGCAAATATGATATTTGCACACTTTAACGCAAGCTTGAATAGAAAGTGGTAttctctatatttttaaaacgcttattacattttttttaaaagtttaactaGTCTGGACTTGTATGACCTAAGCGTTATGTGAATTCGCAgtcaaattcaattatttgtttaatgacTTTTAGTTTTGCcaacagggcacagattatttcgctaatgtaacgtaggatggagaagacaggAATTTATCTTCTCtagtatttaagaataattttgacAGGAGTCAATGTGACAGCACATTCGCAGAATATATTTTGGAccgaattttgattttatactgactgtgtaaatatttttcgaatacAAAGCTGTTTTAGATAAGCtttcatataaatgtttatgtaaaatagtaccttatgaataatttaacagaAATAAACGTAGTCGAGAAAAATCCAAGTCTTACACAAAATGAAAAAGAAGAAATACATATTGATATTGAAGGAAATCCTCAagatttaaattctaataaagaAATTGTAAAAGATGTAGATGATGACGGTGAAGTAAAAGACACAAATCAAACTAGTATTCATATAGAAAAAGAATTAAGGGAAAAATGCGAACAAAAAGTTGAAGGAAAATGTACTCCATTTGAATATGTTGGTGCAGAAAGAAAACCACCAGCTATATGGGTGCAGTATAATCAAGGTAAAAGGGCAATTCTGAAACAGATTTAAACCATTAAGGGAAACATAgccaataattttctttaagcaTTTGCTATTTCCTacaaatagcttaaaaaatctTCCGCAATACTAGGTAGcgcttttaaagtatataacttATGTGGAGTTGCCATTTTAGCTTATGGTCAAGGCCAAGGATATGGCCAAATTCCACAGCAGCAATTTGGTGGTGGTCAACATTATGGCGGTGCCCCGATGGATTACGATCCCCAGTCCCgaaattatttcgttaaattCGTTTTCACCATATTGATGGTGATGCTATTAATAACTGCTGCTATCGGGATATACATTAACGCTACgtgagtataattaattatctctatattttttcattaattacattacaactttgatttacatttgaaattgtGTTACCTATTTACAGACCAAGCGTGAAGGAATATTATGAAATGAACAGTTtattattgatgattttttcaatgtaagtaaattttattaatagtttttaattctaATCGGTAccaaaattgatataattgagATTACGAATGATACTACGTCTTCCTGaggaaatttgaaaatatatctgaAACTTATGCAGTCTCAACATCTCAgactataaaacaaaaggttGAGCTCACGAAACATGATAATGAAGccaaagcgaatacaaaatcaaagacGGATGCATGTTTTTCGTTGTGTGTAACGTcgtaattttttgttaatacgttaAAAATTCTGTcactttatacataaattattgacGTATTTATTGAACTCTTCTGTTGATATTTCTTGTATACATAATCTACGAAGCCTGGGCTATAACAGAGACCAATGTCTTTGTATAACAATGTGTCACTTATGGCTAGTTACTGAAATAGACTACATTAAACATTACAACctttgcattatttttatagaattgcTTTGGTTGCAATGAACTACGTAATGGCGTGTTCAGCGTGTTCTAGAGTACCACCTTGTAACTTCATATCGCTTTTCATAGTTGTAAGTTGAATTTGtttctgataattttataaatattatataattttgaaattcgattattaaaaaaaaaaaacatttattactacTTCGATActacatgtatgtatttaataccAGACTAATTGCGAACACTTAGCCTAAAATCTTTGACATTTTACACCGAAATTTTACAACCCTTACACATCGGTTATATTTGCCATTTTTCAGGTTTTAGCAATGAGCAATCTGGTGGGAGCTATTACTTGTAGATACAGAACTCACATTTTGATATTTGCACTCTTAGCAACAGTGGTTACAGTAGCAGTTTGTATTCTCTTAGCTTCCTCTAACGTAAGTATTAACTCAGAGCCAGCGttgattgtatatttaacaATGGATCTAAAATAATGGACTTGGGCCAAATCTTAAGAAATACTTCTAATAAGTACTGCTTGCTtagtgatattaaaattattttcatatatttcgtTTGAATCTTTAACAGCTTAGGCTGGGCGATTATTAATATTGGATTAATCTccatttgtaattaattgttagattatattttatgcgGTACTTGTGTGAGTTTTAGGAGGTAATACGGATCTCTAAGGTATtcgtaatgaataaataatgaacagCTTGGTGAGTTAAAGTTAAATGTTTGGTCATAACAGGAGGCGAGCCAGACGGTCAAAACGACCAGTAAGGGTAGATTtggaaactttaatttattttgttactagaGACGCGCCCCGGCATCGCACGGgacgatactaaatatactacaaaatgtttttatatacaacgttcatagAATTTTTGTCATTGtcaaaccgctatgtcctgtattttaaatctgtaatatcttcgaaaaaattcatttaaattcctTACTGTACAgaaccatattgatctatattaaatgcacaatgtatttaaggtacataATTAGATGAGTAttgatgctgtattgcttaaaatcgcttctctaagccattatttctcgtaaaaagtaaaggataaaaaatgtttattgtgggttatctctaagagatagacatatatcatAGTATATTTTTGTGGACCcatttaaggtgtacaatactgtagtacattattttgatctacatatctcatagggttcagccagcgtttgcaatgtaagcgcaaaaaatgtgtttatttacgacattacatttgaaacctctaaaatcatcagtgtttctctactatattgtgcatgtatgatacatataaaccttcctcttagaccaatctatctattaaaaaaactgcatcaaaattcgttgcgtagttttaaagatctaagcatacaacaggaacagacagacagtggtTATCGACTTCGccttatactatgtaatgattactagtgattaatattaaatttcagatggcccagtggttagaacgcgtgcatcttaaccgatgatttcgggttcaaacccaggcaggcaccatcgaattttcatgtgcttaatttgtgtttataattcatctcgtgctcggcggtgaaggaaaacatcgtgagaaaacctgcatgtgtctaatttcaacgaaattctgccgcatgtgtattccaccaacccgcattggagcagcgtggtggaatatgctccaaaccttctcctcaaagggagaggaggccttagtccagcagtgggaaattcacaggccGCTAAtgcaatgtaatgtaaaaatatgaattttcagTTCGATTTTACGAAATGGTACCTCTATGTTGTGGCAATAGCGGTCGCGTTCGTTGCTATATCTATGATGGTATCTATAGCTATGTTAGTTATGCAAATTCGATACAAGCCTTTACAAATCGTATTGCTGTTTGTAGCAGGGATGATAAATGTCGTGGTGagtttgaaaatgttattatttaatcgatACTATTGAATAAATACGAATttcgacttgggaaccttcaagaaaagagcgtacaccttcctgaaaggccggcaaggcacctgcaagccccccggtgttgcagatgtccatgggcggtggtagtcactttccatcaggtgagcctcctgctcgtttgccacctctaacataaaaaaaaagagtatctTTGTTTGTAAGTGCTAATCTCAAGATCAAGTACTGATTTCGAAAATCTTATTGCGTTAGATAGCcttatgtcaaaatatataatttcattagtcatctcttttcaaattcaatgttatgttaatgataaatgttactttttattaatattactttaataaataattatgtatcaactttttttttattcgatgtaATGAAGATGACgacatattcaattaaaataataataatcaactttttaatagtaaagttattataaatgttatgataatttttttttttttaatttttgccatTATTGTAACACTCTcacaaattaaaacacaaatttaaatttagaatgaaataaacattgtacaataaaatacgATGTGAAGTTGACTATTTCGCTTTTGAAGCACGTAATAATTCCTTCTTCATCGTTTTCCTCTCACGAAAAGAAGTAGACCTTAAAAAATCATGCTTCCGTTTCTTCTGTCCATTTGTGGCGTGTGTCAATACAATCTGTCATAAGTGATCTTATATAATAGatacctccgtggtcgagtagtgtgtacaccggtttttatgggtacgcgactccgaggtcccgggttcgattcccggccgagtcgatgtagaaaaagttcattagttttctatattgtcttgggttgtgtttgtggtatcgtcgttacttctgattttcataacacaagtgctttagttacttacattgggatcagagtaatgtatgtgatgttgtccaatatttatttatttattgtagtgtcttattttttaattttgtttgacaGATTCTGATCATGGAACTGCAAATGATATTAGGCGGTAGAACTATAGAAATGGGCGAGGATGATTACGCGTTGGCAGCTTATCTATTGTATTCGTCAATTGTTGATATATTCTTGAAAATCGTGCAAATTATGGGACTATTTGATGAGTGACGGTCGGAGAAATGTTCGGAGAAAGTTTATatgataactttatttattattaaatattttaatgtattcatttcttttatttcaaatatgtttacTTTTGTTCGAAAAAAATGATCTTCTTTTATTAAGTAGTcagttttaatgaataaatgaatgtgATTTTGACTTAAGatttagtttatttcaattttatttgatttgttctTACTTTCTTCACGttctttagttaaatttaaattgttattggtGTCCCCCCCCCCTATCATTATGAATACATgagcatttttaaaattttgtcaaatttgatgtgattttgtttaaattaattcaaaatttccATTATATTGGGAGACAGACTCTATTTTTTAGATATGGGAAAATtatcattacattagcagcctgtaaatttcccactgctggtctaaggcctcgtctccctttgaggagaaggtatgcagcatattctaccacgctgctccagtgcgggttggtggaatacacatgtggcagaatttcgttgaaattagacacacacaGATATGAGAACGTTTACACATAAAGCTAAAATCATTAGTCCCTCCATATATCAATgtgaatgttaataaattaatattctcagATGTTAGCGGGTAACCAACCTCCACGGTGTTATGTTATACGATgtcatcattaattatatcacataattattacataattataattattataaccgaaactatttattttaaattactatatataaaattatgattgtaattaaacatttaataatttgttaacctttaatattatttaatgtggcataatatttaagactggcacaaatacttatatttcttttttttttattgaaaagatCGATCTGTCAcaagaaataatgaaatgattGCGAGGCATTGAGAAATATATTGgttggagaattattatcaagcttgaatttattttgtcattctgatctactgaaattacacggattaatgtaaatatttgaacttTGCTTATTACTGATACATGTACATCGATAGTTGGGGTAACAAACATACGCAGTGCTGCTGTTTATGTATTATGCAAGTACACGAGGAATAAATTTATGAAGGCAAAGCTCGCCAACAAATGTTGCCAGTAACGTGCAGAACAAAACGTTTCACAAAGAGccaattatgaattaaatattattttgtttctataattttattactctatattactattaattttaggagcacaaaaatgttttaaaatgttgtaattattttttttagttaatcgATGCATTAAGTTTTATGgaaattcatttcaaatataacacACAAAAAACCCTTTCGACTGCGCGGTACTCGTGAAAACTCATCAGCTTGTAATGAAAACATCCCCGTTCATATCAAAAGAGCTGCTAATTTCGAAAGACCGAACAATAAGGGTTATTTACGGTACTGCGACGATCTGAAAAATGCTGTAGCtgtcaatattttcataaattatagcGAATGacattgtaatttgttttgcgttccaacattttgtatacaataaaagttatttttatatgatgatGTTGGAATGATtttctcctgaccgatttcgactACCGCGGCCATTCTCAAGGAACACCCACCAACTGTGCAGGGCAGATAATAGTGCATATGTGTGTGCATTCCCTGTTCCCTCAcaagtaattaatttgatttttttttacaaagaattTTCGAAAGTCTCCAATAATTGAGCTATTTAAGACCAATCGAAGGCTTAAGGGTGGGAACAGTAACGTTTAATGCGTGTAAAACAGCGCGAAGCAGCTCTGTTAGTGCAGTGTAAAGTTAACATCCTTCATTTCGTACCTGTATGTAATTAGCTTTATAgcaataaatgaaattgttcatTGTTTCCTAAAGTTAATTCCGACGATCATTCATCTACTCAAATGTCGTAACAGTGTAGTGTACccttaaaaaaaacctaatcaTTTCGTAAAAGGTCCCATTTGACAAAGTGGCTGCTGCGGCCGCGATTCAATTTCCTCACACATATTTCATAAAGAACTCAAGATTTCGTATAACTTTTACATTCTTTGAGATTTATTAACTTCGGCTTCTCTTTGTATTGTTTTCTTGTGTCGT
Coding sequences within:
- the LOC113401860 gene encoding uncharacterized protein LOC113401860 — translated: MVKEINVVEKNPSLTQNEKEEIHIDIEGNPQDLNSNKEIVKDVDDDGEVKDTNQTSIHIEKELREKCEQKVEGKCTPFEYVGAERKPPAIWVQYNQAYGQGQGYGQIPQQQFGGGQHYGGAPMDYDPQSRNYFVKFVFTILMVMLLITAAIGIYINATPSVKEYYEMNSLLLMIFSIIALVAMNYVMACSACSRVPPCNFISLFIVVLAMSNLVGAITCRYRTHILIFALLATVVTVAVCILLASSNFDFTKWYLYVVAIAVAFVAISMMVSIAMLVMQIRYKPLQIVLLFVAGMINVVILIMELQMILGGRTIEMGEDDYALAAYLLYSSIVDIFLKIVQIMGLFDE